CAGGTAATTACCTCTGGATTGAGCGGCTCTCCAACACTCATGATGTGGCGCAGTGATGAAAAGTCATGGTCATTCACTTTTTCCTCACCAGCACTCACTAATTTCCGTAATGCTGTCGGCGCTGTATACCAGACAGTTACATTATTTTTATCGATTGTTCCATACCAATCATCTGGACTGAATCGACCGCCCCTGATAACGTTTGTTACACCGATTAACCATGGAGCAAATACCCCATAACTTGTTCCGGTTACCCAGCCAGGATCAGCCGTACACCAGTAAACATCATCCTCTTTCAGGTCCGCAACCCATTTACCTGTTGCATAATGCTGAATCATCGCATTGTGTACATGATAAACACCTTTAGGCTTACCAGTTGACCCAGATGTATAATGAAGTACCATGCCATCCTCTAAATCAACCCATTCGATGTCAAAGTCTGTGGAGGCATTCTTCATTTCTTCCGTATAATCAATGTATTTATCTCCTGTTTCGTTTGAGTCACCAATAAGAACAATCTTTTCTAAGTCTGGTAAATCATCCTGTGGAACGCGTTCTAGTAGTTCAGGAGTAGTAATAAGCATTTTTGCTTCACTATCCTGCAAACGGTCACGAACTGCCTGCTCCATAAACGCCTCGAATAATGGTCCCGCAATTGCCCCTGTTTTTAAAATCCCAAAGAATGTTACATAAAACTCTGGTGTACGCGGCAGGAATAAAAAGACACGATCCCCTTTATTCACATCATATTTTTTTAATACATTCGCAAATTGATTACTGGCTTTTCGTATATCATCAAATGTTAACTCTTCTTCACGATCTGGCGATGAATACAGTAACGCCACCTTATCCTTTTTATCAGGATTTTCCGCATGACGATCAATTGCCTCGTATGCAATATTCACTTTACCAGTTTCATTCCAGCTAAAGTTCTTTTTAATTTCATCCCATGAGAATCCATCACGTTTTTTATCATAGTCATCTAAGTTATAATTACCCTTTTGTGCAGGTATGTGCTGCGTTTCCACCCAATCACCCCATCATCTTTTTTTGAAATCGATTGCAAACACGCAATTGAAAATAGTTAAACTATTTAGGTAACTGTTTTCTATTTTAGAACATCACGTCCGATTTTTAAAGTAATTCACCTGTAAAAGTAAAAAGAAAAAGAAAAACCCTTACACCGCAATGGTTAGCAATGTAAAGGTTTTAGTAAGTGCCCCCGGCAGGATTCGAACCTGCGACACATAGTTTAGGAAACTAATGCTCTATCCCCTGAGCTACGGGGGCAAATATGAAATTTTTTAAGTGCCAACATCTATTATACAAAATTGTTGCTCAGATGAAAAGACATACCTATCAAATATGGAATAGACCCTTATGTTATGCTAAAATATAAGAACATCTGTATTGAATGGGGGAATACACATGGCAGAGGTTCCGTTCATTGCCATCGAAGGGCCGATCGGCATAGGAAAAACATCTCTAGCAAAGAAACTATCTGTCCATTTTGATTTTCATTTGTTAAAAGAAATTGTTGAAGAAAACCCGTTTCTCGGCAAATTTTACGATGACATTGACGAGTGGAGTTTCCAAACTGAAATGTTCTTTTTATGCAATCGATTTAAACAATTAGAGGACATTGAAAAAAAATATTTAAATGAACATAAAGCAGTTATTGCTGATTATCATATATCAAAAAACATGATTTTTGCAAAGCGTACCTTACAGCAGGATAAATTCGATAAGTACGAGCAAATATACCATATTCTAACAAAAGACATGCCAGTTCCCAACATGATGATTTATTTACACGCAAGTCTTGATACTGTTTTATCACGAATAAAACAACGTGGACGGGAAATTGAACAAAATATTAAACCATCCTACCTTGCACAATTAGCTGCTGACTACGAGGATTATATGAACCAATTTGAAGCACTGCATCCAGATATTCCTGTTATCCGGATCAATGGTGATGAAATGGACTTTGTGAAGCAGCAGGAAGATCTAAATAAGATAATTAAACAAGTGGAGAGCCACCTAAATAACCATAAGGAAACCGCGAAACGATGAAGGGGAAAACTACTATGAATTTACGAGAAAAGTACCACATACCAAACGACAGTATTATTACCATTGCTGGAACGGTCGGTGTGGGTAAATCAACAATGACAAAAGCACTGGCAAACGCCTTGAATTTTAAAACATCCTTTGAAAAGGTGGAGGCCAATCCATACTTGGAGAACTTCTATGCTGACTTTGAACGCTGGAGCTTCCATCTGCAAATATATTTTTTAGCGGAACGGTTTAAAGAACAAAAGAAAATATTTGAATATGGCGGTGGATTTATTCAGGATCGCTCCATTTATGAAGACACAGGAATCTTTGCTAAGATGCATTACGAGAATGGCACGATGTCAAAGATTGATTACGAAACATACACCAATTTATTCGAGGCAATGGTCATGACTCCATATTTCCCGCATCCGGACTTATTAATTTATTTAGAAGGAACACTTGACGAAGTATTGGAACGCATCAAAGTTCGCGGCCGCGAGATGGAGAAAAACACACCATTAAGTTACTGGGAAGAAATGTATACACGATATGAAAATTGGATTAATAACTTTAATTCCTGTCCTATTTTGCGAATCAAAATTTCCGACTATGATTTAATAAAAGAAGAACAATCCGTTGAACCAATTCTGGAAAAGGTCGGCCATTTTATACAACAGTCTAGAAAGTGGAAAACGAGAGAGCTAATAAAAAAATGAGAAATAGTCCCCGCTAATATAGAGAAAGAGGTAACTCACCCGAGATGGTGCTACCTCTTTTTATTTTCTCCAAGTTCAATCGAACGTTCCCGTGCACTTTTCACACAGTCCTTAATAGCATTTTGGAAGTTATACTGTTCAAGGGTTTCCAGTCCTGCCTGTGTGGTACCATTAGGACTGGTGATTTTCTTCCGTAAAACTTCAGCTGATTCGCCAGACCGTTTTAGCATTTCCCCTGCACCAATGATTGTCTGCATAATTAATTCATTCGCGACGTCCTTATCAAGACCCGATTTAACGGCCGCTTCTTCCATTGCCTCTGCTAAATAATAGATGTACGCTGGACCACTACCAGAAAGTCCTGTCACCGTATGCATATCCTTTTCCTGGATGATAGTTGTTGTTCCAATAGTACCAAATAAGGAAATAATATCATTTAGTTGTTCTTCTGTTACTCCCTTTCCCCGTGCAATAGCTGTAGCTGAATACCCAATGGATGAAGAAGTGTTCGGCATTGCTCGAATAATTGGTATATTCTCCCCAACTATCGAAGAAATCTGTTCAATTGAAATTCCAGCCAGCACAGAAACAACCACTTGATTTGGTGTAATATACTGCTTTATTGCTTCTACCGCAGATGTCAGGTCATGCGGCTTCATGGATAGTATAATTACGTCAGCATCTGTAATGGATTCTTTTCGATCAGTTGTACATTGTACCTGGTAGCGTTCCTGAAGTCGTTCCAATCGCTCTTTGTTATCTTTATTTGTAACATGAATCTGTTCAGCATGCAGATGTCTTTCATGAATGATTCCAGCAATAATCGACTCCGCCATTGACCCTGCACCAACAAAAGAAATTTTATTTAACATAATTTTACCTCCCATTCCAAGTTAGAAACTTTTTGATTATTAACTCCTTAAATCTTTATCCTTTCCGTTAGTGAAAACAAAAAAACCTGAAGATCCGTCCTTCATAAAAGGACGGATCTTCAGGTTACATCCGCGGTACCACCTTAATTGGCTTGCATTAGCCCACTTTCATTTGATAACGCAGAGCATACTGCGGTTAGCTTTTTATTCTAACAACTTCCAGGTAGGTTCAATGACACGACAACGATGGAATCTTTCAGCCTGTTGAATTCCACTCTCTAACGCGTAGGTACCAGTTACTTGGCCTGTTCATTGTTTTTCTCACTATATATTTCCACATAATATACTTCTATGTCTATTTATTGTCAAGTTTTAAGAAAAGTGCAAGCGTCCCTTGCTTATGACGGCAGCTTCTGGGCGCTGGAGCTAGACATATTTTCGTTTATACTTTCTGATCCTTTAAAAAAATAAAACCGCTGCAAGTTGCAGCGGTTTTATGTATCTCCAAAATTATGCGCTTTTTTAAGTAAATGGAGGAGGTAGAGGGATTCGAACCCCCGCGCGGTTTGACCCGCCTGTCGGTTTTCAAGACCGGTCCCTTCAGCCAGACTTGGGTATACCTCCGTAATCGACAAGTAATAATATATCATGGTTGAAATAGCTTGTCAATTATCTGGTGGAAAAAATTTAATTAATTTATGATAAAATGCCCACCAATACGATATATAAATTCCAAACTGAGTGTGTGGCGAAAGATACAGTCCAAGAATTTGTATAAAGATATAAAAACGTAAAAGCAATTCCTAATACTAATCCGAATAACGGATAATTGTCATGTCCTGATGCAAAGAAAATTACTGAAAATAGTACGCAAATCCATACAGGAATATACTTCCGAAGTTGACCAATGAGCAACTCCCTAAAATACAGTTCCGGGAGTTTGACACTTAAATATTAAGAAAATGCCTAAAAAGCCTTTCATGGCTTTATTTTTTTGTCAAATTTCCCGTTAAATTATTGAGTACTATTTAGTACCATGATATAATAGAGGTATCTTATAAGTTGTGAGGGATTTCTATGCGCATTAAAAAAAGTGTATCCAAGAATTCAGTCTCATATTCGGTTATTGAAAATGTCAGAGATATCAATGGAAACTCGACAACGAAGGTTGTCAAGGCATTGGGAAATGAACAGGAAATTCGTGAAAAACACCCCGGTGTTGATCCAGAGGAGTGGGCTCGAGAATATGCAAAAAAATTAACGGAAGAAAAGAAAAGGAACTCGGAGAAAGTTATCATCAAACAGGATCCAAACAAATATATATCCAAAGGAAATAAACGATCTTATAACATCGGTTACCTCTTTTTAAAGTCTATCTATCATCAATTAAAATTGGATAAAATTTGTAAAGAAATAACGGATAGGCACAATTTCTCTTATGATTTAGATAAGACTCTAGCCCTGTTAATTTATATGCGGATTCTACATCCCACGTCAAAAAGGGGTACTTTAGAGAAAGCAGATGATTTACTGGAGTCCCATTCGATAGAAGAACAACACATGTATCGTGCACTAGATATCTTAGCTAAGGAGTCTGATATCATTGAAAAGGCAGTATACAAAAATAGCACAGCAATCGTTGAGCGTAAAACGGAACTCCTATACTACGACTGTACGAATTACTACTTTGAAACCGAGGAAGCCGTTGGCTTGAAACAATATGGTATGTCAAAGGAAAATCGACCTAATCCCATCGTGCAAATGGGACTTTTCATGGATGGCAGTGGGCTGCCACTCGCCTTTGTCATTAATCCGGGGAATCAAAATGAACAACCTACATTAAAACCTTTAGAAAAAAGGATTTTAAAGGACTTTCAACTATCCAAGTTCGTTGTTTGTACAGATGCCGGATTGTCTTCGCATGAAAATAGACTATACAATTCAATGAACGATCGTGCTTTCGTAACAACACAATCCATTAAGAAATTGAAAAAGCATTTGAAAGATTGGGCTTTGAATCCTTCCGGATGGCATTGTGTTGGTTCTACTCAGGTAACCAATGACAAAAAAAAGAAACAATCGATTAATCTGAATAACCTTGACCTTGAAACAGACACGCAAATATATTACAAAGAACGATGGATGAATGAAAATGGACTAGAGCAAAAACTTATCGTTACTTTTTCACCGAAACATAAACGCTACCAAGCAAATATTCGGGAAAAACAGATAGAACGCGCACAAACAAAAGTGGACAATCCTTCTCGCATCGAAAAAAAGCGAGCAAACAATCCAGATCGTTTTATTCAGTCCACTCATGTCACAAATGAAGGTGAAATTGCTCAGAAAAGCAGTCATACGATTAACTCTGCGATGATTGATAAAGAAGCAGTATATGATGGTTTTTATGGTGTTTGTACAAATTTAGAAAACTCTCCAGCGGAAATCGTAAGAATCAATCAACGTCGCTGGGAGATAGAAGAATCCTTTCGGATTTTAAAAAACGAAATGCGGACACGACCTGTATTCCTCCAAAAAGATGAACGAATCAAGGCACACTTCCTAGTATGTTTTCTTTCATTATTGACCTATCGCTTGATTGAAAATAGAATTGATGAATCAGCTACATGTTGCGAAATCATTCAAACATTACGAGATATGAGAGTGTTGGAATATACAAACGAAGGTTATATCCCGACCTATACCAGAACGGATTTAACTGATAAGCTACATAACGTTTTCGGATTCCGAACGGATACCGAAATAGTTACCATACAAAAAATGAAAAAAATTTTAAAACAAATAAAAAACATAAATAGTACTCACTTTTGAGCATTAAAAAAACCACAAGAATGCCTGTTACAAAAGCATTTTTGTGGTTTTAACTGTCAAACTTGAGATAATATATCATGGTTGAAATAGCTTGTCAATTATCTGGTGGAAAAAATTTAATTAATTTATGATAAAATGCCCACCAATACGATATATAAATTCCAAACTGAGTGTGTGGCGAAAGATACAGTCCAAGAATTTGTATAAAGATATAAAAACGTAAA
This Virgibacillus phasianinus DNA region includes the following protein-coding sequences:
- a CDS encoding IS1634 family transposase; its protein translation is MRIKKSVSKNSVSYSVIENVRDINGNSTTKVVKALGNEQEIREKHPGVDPEEWAREYAKKLTEEKKRNSEKVIIKQDPNKYISKGNKRSYNIGYLFLKSIYHQLKLDKICKEITDRHNFSYDLDKTLALLIYMRILHPTSKRGTLEKADDLLESHSIEEQHMYRALDILAKESDIIEKAVYKNSTAIVERKTELLYYDCTNYYFETEEAVGLKQYGMSKENRPNPIVQMGLFMDGSGLPLAFVINPGNQNEQPTLKPLEKRILKDFQLSKFVVCTDAGLSSHENRLYNSMNDRAFVTTQSIKKLKKHLKDWALNPSGWHCVGSTQVTNDKKKKQSINLNNLDLETDTQIYYKERWMNENGLEQKLIVTFSPKHKRYQANIREKQIERAQTKVDNPSRIEKKRANNPDRFIQSTHVTNEGEIAQKSSHTINSAMIDKEAVYDGFYGVCTNLENSPAEIVRINQRRWEIEESFRILKNEMRTRPVFLQKDERIKAHFLVCFLSLLTYRLIENRIDESATCCEIIQTLRDMRVLEYTNEGYIPTYTRTDLTDKLHNVFGFRTDTEIVTIQKMKKILKQIKNINSTHF
- a CDS encoding deoxynucleoside kinase; translated protein: MAEVPFIAIEGPIGIGKTSLAKKLSVHFDFHLLKEIVEENPFLGKFYDDIDEWSFQTEMFFLCNRFKQLEDIEKKYLNEHKAVIADYHISKNMIFAKRTLQQDKFDKYEQIYHILTKDMPVPNMMIYLHASLDTVLSRIKQRGREIEQNIKPSYLAQLAADYEDYMNQFEALHPDIPVIRINGDEMDFVKQQEDLNKIIKQVESHLNNHKETAKR
- a CDS encoding deoxynucleoside kinase is translated as MNLREKYHIPNDSIITIAGTVGVGKSTMTKALANALNFKTSFEKVEANPYLENFYADFERWSFHLQIYFLAERFKEQKKIFEYGGGFIQDRSIYEDTGIFAKMHYENGTMSKIDYETYTNLFEAMVMTPYFPHPDLLIYLEGTLDEVLERIKVRGREMEKNTPLSYWEEMYTRYENWINNFNSCPILRIKISDYDLIKEEQSVEPILEKVGHFIQQSRKWKTRELIKK
- a CDS encoding CPBP family intramembrane glutamic endopeptidase, with protein sequence MYFRELLIGQLRKYIPVWICVLFSVIFFASGHDNYPLFGLVLGIAFTFLYLYTNSWTVSFATHSVWNLYIVLVGILS
- the proC gene encoding pyrroline-5-carboxylate reductase, with amino-acid sequence MMLNKISFVGAGSMAESIIAGIIHERHLHAEQIHVTNKDNKERLERLQERYQVQCTTDRKESITDADVIILSMKPHDLTSAVEAIKQYITPNQVVVSVLAGISIEQISSIVGENIPIIRAMPNTSSSIGYSATAIARGKGVTEEQLNDIISLFGTIGTTTIIQEKDMHTVTGLSGSGPAYIYYLAEAMEEAAVKSGLDKDVANELIMQTIIGAGEMLKRSGESAEVLRKKITSPNGTTQAGLETLEQYNFQNAIKDCVKSARERSIELGENKKR
- the acsA gene encoding acetate--CoA ligase, which codes for METQHIPAQKGNYNLDDYDKKRDGFSWDEIKKNFSWNETGKVNIAYEAIDRHAENPDKKDKVALLYSSPDREEELTFDDIRKASNQFANVLKKYDVNKGDRVFLFLPRTPEFYVTFFGILKTGAIAGPLFEAFMEQAVRDRLQDSEAKMLITTPELLERVPQDDLPDLEKIVLIGDSNETGDKYIDYTEEMKNASTDFDIEWVDLEDGMVLHYTSGSTGKPKGVYHVHNAMIQHYATGKWVADLKEDDVYWCTADPGWVTGTSYGVFAPWLIGVTNVIRGGRFSPDDWYGTIDKNNVTVWYTAPTALRKLVSAGEEKVNDHDFSSLRHIMSVGEPLNPEVITWGLKAFNMRIHDTWWMTETGAMLIVNIPSMEMRPGSMGKPIPGVEAAIVDNEGNELPPNQMGNLAIKEGWPSMMRKIWNNPSKFESYFVNGWYVSGDSAYMDEDGYFWFQGRLDDVINTSGERVGPFEVESKLIEHPAVAEAGVIGKPDPERGEIIKAFITLNDGYKESNELLEEIRQFIKTGLSAHAAPRELEVKDSIPKTRSGKIMRRLLKSWELGLPTGDTSTLEE